DNA sequence from the Myxosarcina sp. GI1 genome:
CGGTCTATTTTAATAGTATCGACGGGAAAACGATGCAAATAGCTTAGAGATGAATAACCAGTACCAAAATCGTCAATACTAAACCTGATTTGTTTTGCTTTTAATTGCAAAATCTTTTTAGTAACGGCTTCTAAATTATCAATTAAAATGCTTTCAGTAATTTCTAACTTGAGATGTTTGCCCTCTAATCCAGTTTCAGTCAGAGTGCGCTCGATAGTTTTAACTAAATGAGGTTGGCTAAATTGTTTACCAGAAAGATTAATGCTGATATTGAGAGCTAAATCTTGATGTTCTACTTGGGGATATTTAGTTTGCCAATTCCGTAGTTGTTGACAGGCTTCTTTGAGTAGCCAAGTTCCCAAAGGAACGATCGCTCCCGTTTCTTCAGCAAGAGGAATAAAGTTTACAGGTGAAATATAACCCTGGCTGGGATGCCGCCATCTAGCTAAAGCTTCAAAACCTGTAAGAACACCCAATTTTAGACTGACAATTGGTTGATAGTAAACCTCAAATTCTTGGCGTTCTACCGCCCGTCTTAGATCGGTTTCTAACTGTAGTTGAGAACAGGCGCGATCGCGCAGCGAGCGATCGAAAACTTCGTAGCGAGCCTTGCCTTGATGTTTGGCACTGTACATAGTTAGATCGGCATCGCGCAAAATATCTTCGGGTTTTTGGTAATCTGAAGTAGAAAGGGCAATACCAATACTAGCAGTAGTGAATAGTTCGTAATTGCCAACTTTAAAGGGATAAGCTAGAGTTCGATCGATGCTGCGAGCCACTAAAGTAGCATCTTCAATTCCCCGTATATTTTCGAGTAAAATTGTAAACTCATCTCCGCCGAGGCGTGCTACCGTATCGGTAGGAGCGATCGATTTTTCAAGTCTTTTGGCAATCTGAATCAGTAATTTATCACCTATTAGATGTCCCGCACTATCGTTAACTACTTTAAAACGATCTAAGTCGAGAAATAAAACGGCAAATATATAGTTTTCAGAATTCTGGGCTTTTTTTAGCTGTTGGGCGAGACGATCCATGAACAAAGCACGATTGGGCAATCCTGTCAGAGTATCGTGTAGAGCATCGTGAAGTAACTGCTGCTCCATTTTTTTGCGATCGCTAATATCGACAATTTGATTGTTAAAATGAAGCACGTCGCCCATCGAGTCGCACATGATTACTATTTTTAGCAGGGCATACATCACTCGTCCGTCTTTGGTAAGATAGCGGGTTTCAATCTGAAGATTAGAGTCTCGTTCGGCAATCAGCTTTTGTTGCAATTCACGCTGTAATTTCCAATCTTCTGGATGGGCAATTTTAGTTAAAGAAAGCTGTAGTAATTCTGTTGAAGAATAGCCTAAAGCCAAACATAAAGACTTATTAACACGTTTAAATTTGCCGTCGAGGTCGGTAATTGCCATGCCAATAGGAGCCATTTCAAAAGTCAGGCGAAATTGTTCCTCACTCTTTCTCATTGCTGCTTCGGCTTCGTGACGTTGAGTAATATCTTCAGCAATACCGACAAAGCGACTGACTTTTCCCAAGACATCGCGGACGGGAAAAGCACGTACCCTAACCCAACGGATAGTATTATCTGGTCTGACGATACGATACTGCTCTTCAAATTCATCGCCCGTCCTAAATTGTGTTTCAACTGTCGCCAGAGCATTTAAAATATCATCTTGATGAATTGCCATCAACCAGGATTGTGGATCTTCATACAAACTTTGGCGACTTCTACCCCAAATCTTTTCGTAGGCGGGAGAAATATAGAGTATTTCGTCAGTTTGGGCTGAAATAACAAAAAAAACTTCCCTTACGTTTTCGGCAATCTCTCTAAATCTTTCTTCTCTTTCTTCTAGTTCCCTTAGCTCTTGTTTTAGCTGTTGATTTTCTTGTAATACTTCTTGTATGCGTCTTAAAAGTGAAGACAGCAGTTCTGATGAAATCTCAGAACCATTAGCTTGATGAGATGAAGCAAGATTTGAGAAAACATCGAGGGTTTCAGTCTTAGGGGCATTTCGCTGGGATACAGACTCCTGTTCTCGATTGGACATTCGATTTATGCTAATTATGGCGGCATCCGTCTAAATCTATACTTCCCCAATTAGCAACAAAACTAACTATTTTTTCCTCGCCAGGTCTGAATTACTTTGCCTGTAATTTGTCGATCGCGCCATAGTGTATTGTTGGCAGGAGATTTAAGATTGTTACTGCTGGCTAACCAAGTTTGGGTGGGAGCAAATAATACTAGTTCGGTTGCGTCTAAAGCAGAAATTGGCAGGGTGGCTCGCTGCAAACAACTAAGGGGACGACTGCTAAGGGCTTTCCATAGTTCTAATGCCGTCCACTCACCGCTACTGACAAACCTCTGCCATAACAAAGGCAATGCTATTGACAAACCAACTACTCCAGGTGGTGTCTGTGCGAATGATACTGTTTTTTCTTCATAGGTATAGGCGCGATGGTCGATGGCGATCGCATCGATGATGCCCTGTTTTACCCCATCAATCAAACCAAGGCGGTCGTTTTTATTTCCCAGTGGTGGTTCGAGACGCAAATTGGGATCGTAGCTGTCGAGCGTCTCGGTATCGTGCAGGAGGTGCATCCAGGTAGTGCTGGCAGTAATTGGTACCCCACGTTGTTTGGCACTGGCAATTAGTTCTACACTGCGTTGAGTAGAAACCCGCATAATGTGGACGGGTGTGTTAATGGCGGCAATAATTTCTAAAGCGGCAGCAATGGTTGCCGTTTCAGAATAAGCAGGATTACCCAGTAAACCCTGACGTATAGAAGCAGCTCCTTCTCTGGCAACACCCATACCGCTGAGAGGTTTGTCGGTTAGAGCGATCGCTACTGGTTTTTGCCAGGGTTTAATGTATTCCAGCATTTGTTTGAGCAAGTAAAGTTCGCCCAAATTATATTTGCCTGTGAAGCCAACAGAGGCTGTTTTAAGTTCTGCTAGTTCGTTCATTGTCTGGGTATTGGCAAAAGCAGCCGCCCAAAAATGAATTTGAGGTAAGGTAACATCTCTACTGCATAAATTTTTGCTTCTCTGCTGTAGAGATGCCAGTATGTCGGGATTATTGATGGCGGGAACCGTATCGGGAAGAATGGCTATTTGAGTAAATCCTCCTGCTGCCGCCGTTTCTGCTAACTCTTGTAAGGTTTCTCGGCTTTCGTTTCCAGGTTCTGCACTGTGACTGTACAAGTCAACCAGTCCCGTACCCAAAACCATTCCTCTGGCATCGACTACTGCTGTATGTTGAGGATAATTGGTTAGAGAAGTTTCTATAGTGGCAACTCTACCGTTAACGAGTAACACGTCTTGCTGGCGATCGCTGTTGGCTACAGGGTCGATGATTCTAACCTGCCGTAATAATTTTGCTTCCTCGTTCATCAAACTTTAGAGCGAAATTTTTGCTAGTTAATTCTATCAACGCTTATCGACTGTTGTTAATCTTTACTAATTAATTGCACCATTAAGTCTATAAATGCGTTTATATCGATTGGTTTGTTGATGTGTCTGGCAAATCCCGCTTCCATACTTTGTTGACGATCTCGTTCGGTGGCATGGGCAGAAAGAGATATTGCTATAACTTCTATTTCTAGTTCTACAGACAAACTTTGTATTTTTTGCAGTAATTGATAGCCATTCATCTCGGGCATACTAATATCGCTAATTAAAAAGTGAGGCTTAAACTCTTTAAATATTTCTATAGCTTCACTGCCCGATGCTACCGCTTTTACTTCGGCATTTTCCGCTTTGAGGATAAACAGCAGCATGTCGCGAGAGTCAGCATCGTCATCAACTACCAAAAATTTAGTTCCCGTTAAATTAGTTGGCGTCAATTTAACCGTTTCTGCTGGCTCGATTTCTAGGCAACTACCGCTTATTGGCAGGGTAACGGTAAAAGTCGCTCCTTTTCCTTTACCAAGACTTTCTGCCTTTACGGTTCCGCCATGTAGTTCGCTTAGATGGCGAACGATTGCCAAACCCAATCCCAATCCGCCAAAATTGCGGGTATTGCTG
Encoded proteins:
- a CDS encoding EAL domain-containing protein translates to MSNREQESVSQRNAPKTETLDVFSNLASSHQANGSEISSELLSSLLRRIQEVLQENQQLKQELRELEEREERFREIAENVREVFFVISAQTDEILYISPAYEKIWGRSRQSLYEDPQSWLMAIHQDDILNALATVETQFRTGDEFEEQYRIVRPDNTIRWVRVRAFPVRDVLGKVSRFVGIAEDITQRHEAEAAMRKSEEQFRLTFEMAPIGMAITDLDGKFKRVNKSLCLALGYSSTELLQLSLTKIAHPEDWKLQRELQQKLIAERDSNLQIETRYLTKDGRVMYALLKIVIMCDSMGDVLHFNNQIVDISDRKKMEQQLLHDALHDTLTGLPNRALFMDRLAQQLKKAQNSENYIFAVLFLDLDRFKVVNDSAGHLIGDKLLIQIAKRLEKSIAPTDTVARLGGDEFTILLENIRGIEDATLVARSIDRTLAYPFKVGNYELFTTASIGIALSTSDYQKPEDILRDADLTMYSAKHQGKARYEVFDRSLRDRACSQLQLETDLRRAVERQEFEVYYQPIVSLKLGVLTGFEALARWRHPSQGYISPVNFIPLAEETGAIVPLGTWLLKEACQQLRNWQTKYPQVEHQDLALNISINLSGKQFSQPHLVKTIERTLTETGLEGKHLKLEITESILIDNLEAVTKKILQLKAKQIRFSIDDFGTGYSSLSYLHRFPVDTIKIDRSFIARMQSNRENSAIVEAIVTLAHILNMDVIAEGIETSAQLAQLKLLECEYGQGFFFSPPLCKAEAEALIASFPRW
- a CDS encoding dihydroorotase encodes the protein MNEEAKLLRQVRIIDPVANSDRQQDVLLVNGRVATIETSLTNYPQHTAVVDARGMVLGTGLVDLYSHSAEPGNESRETLQELAETAAAGGFTQIAILPDTVPAINNPDILASLQQRSKNLCSRDVTLPQIHFWAAAFANTQTMNELAELKTASVGFTGKYNLGELYLLKQMLEYIKPWQKPVAIALTDKPLSGMGVAREGAASIRQGLLGNPAYSETATIAAALEIIAAINTPVHIMRVSTQRSVELIASAKQRGVPITASTTWMHLLHDTETLDSYDPNLRLEPPLGNKNDRLGLIDGVKQGIIDAIAIDHRAYTYEEKTVSFAQTPPGVVGLSIALPLLWQRFVSSGEWTALELWKALSSRPLSCLQRATLPISALDATELVLFAPTQTWLASSNNLKSPANNTLWRDRQITGKVIQTWRGKNS